A stretch of Amycolatopsis balhimycina FH 1894 DNA encodes these proteins:
- a CDS encoding DoxX family protein yields MAISQRPAHALAGMLALGGLMHFVKPKPYDAQIPASLPGSPRAWTYASGVAEIGVAAAIAAPRTRRLGGLAAALLFVGIFPANVKMAVDAQRKQAPAKFRAITLARLPLQWPLVTWALKVRDNA; encoded by the coding sequence ATGGCAATCTCGCAACGGCCCGCGCACGCCCTCGCCGGCATGCTGGCCCTCGGCGGTCTCATGCACTTCGTGAAGCCGAAGCCGTACGACGCCCAGATCCCTGCGTCGCTCCCAGGCTCCCCGCGGGCCTGGACGTACGCCTCCGGCGTCGCGGAGATCGGCGTCGCCGCCGCGATCGCCGCACCGCGCACCCGCCGCCTCGGCGGCCTGGCCGCGGCACTGCTGTTCGTCGGCATCTTCCCGGCGAACGTGAAGATGGCCGTCGACGCGCAGCGCAAGCAAGCCCCGGCGAAGTTCCGCGCGATCACGCTCGCCCGCCTCCCCCTGCAATGGCCCCTGGTCACGTGGGCCCTGAAGGTCCGCGACAACGCGTAA